From a single Paramormyrops kingsleyae isolate MSU_618 chromosome 14, PKINGS_0.4, whole genome shotgun sequence genomic region:
- the ak7b gene encoding adenylate kinase 7 isoform X2: MVVRFSYILFLSDRLVGASLEAADSGDEEELRQSHTFRVVGTVTKPTAQKGATFAAEEYSASDREVLLARLMECDVVIYNIYGNADQIHEAIWAVSALHAELDNFSRPKIFILISTVLTWALSKPVDPDDPEAAFTEDDYRRRRSHPNFKDHISAEKLVIKMGKTKKSRFSTYVVASGLQYGMEEDIFHYFFKMCWLGEASRIPVFGLGNNILPTIHVNDLAGVIQNVIDHKPRTHYLIAVDESKNSLEDIVKAISAELGPGKIARLPKEDIFLTDDLTQKDIDSLFVNLHMEAAFLKENFNLHWVSKFGIIENIDGIVEEYKQARGLLPVRVGILGPPAVGKSSVAERICRQYKLHHVKLKDAITDCIAQLEKQVALEDGDGDREDAQRSLEMLKENMDKNGGRLDDQFVIHIVKQKLKSKPCRNQGFVLDGFPKTYEQAKELFSAEEDESDVSGSKMPPIDNKIVPEYVFCLEASDAFLTSRVLNLPESVVQGTHYAQERFLQHLASYRDINTEDETVLNYFDELEIHPEHIEISSSDDVEHMAVMEKIGSALGKPRNYGPSPEERKLLEQRAAEEHLRSVEAEAAEKQRREAEEEAEREARWKEWSAHLAEVKQQEWELLEVQSIPLRNYLMRNVMPTLTQGLIQCCALKPDDPVDFLAEYIFRNNPQVD; encoded by the exons ATGGTTGTGAGATTTAGCTACATCCTG TTTCTCTCCGACCGTCTTGTTGGAGCTTCGCTGGAGGCAGCAGATTCGGGGGATGAAGAGGAGCTCCGGCAATCGCACACTTTCCGAGTCGTCGGGACTGTTACCAAGCCGACAGCGCAGAAAGGGGCCACTTTTGCGGCCGAAGAATACTCT GCTTCAGACCGGGAAGTCCTCCTTGCGCGATTGATGGAGTGtgatgttgttatttacaacaTTTACGGAAACGCCGATCAAATTCATGAAGCCATTTGGGCAGTTTCAG CCCTCCATGCAGAATTGGACAATTTCAGTCGTCCAAAGATATTCATTCTGATATCAACTGTGCTAACCTGGGCCCTCAGCAAGCCAGTCGATCCA GATGATCCAGAGGCTGCTTTCACCGAGGATGACTATCGTAGGAGAAGATCCCACCCCAACTTTAAAGATCATATCAGCGCTGAGAAACTCGTCATTAAAATGGGGAAAACG AAAAAATCTAGGTTTTCTACCTATGTTGTGGCATCAGGACTTCAATATGGAATGGAAGAAGATATATTTCACTACTTTTTTAAG ATGTGTTGGTTGGGAGAAGCTTCGAGAATCCCTGTGTTTGGACTAGGCAACAACATTCTTCCTACAATTCACGTGAATGACCTAGCAGG TGTGATCCAAAATGTCATTGACCACAAGCCAAGGACACATTACTTAATTGCTGTGGATGAATCCAAGAATTCATTGGAAGATATTGTGAAG GCAATAAGTGCAGAACTTGGGCCTGGAAAAATAGCAAGGTTACCAAAAGAAGATATTTTCCTCACAGATGATCTGACG CAAAAAGACATTGATTCTCTCTTTGTCAACCTGCACATGGAGGCCGCCTTTTTGAAGGAGAACTTTAATCTTCATTGGGTGTCAAAATTTGGAATTATTGAGAACATTGATGGCATTGTGGAGGAATACAAACAAGCCAGAGGGTTACTG CCTGTTCGAGTCGGCATTTTGGGCCCTCCGGCTGTGGGGAAGAGTAGTGTGGCTGAGAGGATCTGCAGGCAGTACAAACTGCATCACGTCAAGCTCAAAGATGCCATAACTGACTGTATTGCCCAGTTG GAGAAACAAGTTGCATTGGAAGATGGAGACGGTGATCGTGAAGATGCTCAGAGGTCTTTGGAGATGCTGAAAGAGAACATGGATAAAAATGGAG GTCGCCTGGATGACCAGTTTGTTATACATATTGTGAAACAAAAACTGAAGTCAAAACCATGCAGAAACCAAGGATTTGTTTTGGACGGTTTTCCTAAAACATATGAGCAGGCCAAGGAACTGTTTAGTG CCGAGGAAGATGAGTCTGATGTTTCTGGATCTAAAATGCCACCAATCGACAATAAAATCGTCCCAG AGTATGTTTTCTGCTTGGAAGCCAGCGATGCATTCCTGACTAGTCGTGTGCTGAATTTGCCAGAGAGCGTAGTCCAGGGAACCCACTACGCTCAGGAGAGGTTCCTTCAGCATCTAGCATCTTATAGGGACATCAACACGGAGGATGAAACAGTGCTTAACTACTTTGATGAACTGGAgattcaccctgagcacattg aaatcTCCAGCAGTGATGACGTGGAGCATATGGCAGTGATGGAGAAGATAGGTTCGGCTCTGGGGAAACCCAGAAACTATGGGCCCAGTCCAGAGGAGCGAAAGCTGCTGGAGCAAAGGGCAGCTGAGGAGCATCTTAGGAGTGTGGAAGCTGAGGCAGCTGAGAAGCAGCGCAGAGAGGCGGAGGAGGAAGCTGAGAGGGAGGCCCGCTGGAAGGAGTGG
- the ak7b gene encoding adenylate kinase 7 isoform X3, translated as MADGKTGNNHCGEVRVFINLIDLFSSKYIGKFLSDRLVGASLEAADSGDEEELRQSHTFRVVGTVTKPTAQKGATFAAEEYSASDREVLLARLMECDVVIYNIYGNADQIHEAIWAVSALHAELDNFSRPKIFILISTVLTWALSKPVDPDDPEAAFTEDDYRRRRSHPNFKDHISAEKLVIKMGKTKKSRFSTYVVASGLQYGMEEDIFHYFFKMCWLGEASRIPVFGLGNNILPTIHVNDLAGVIQNVIDHKPRTHYLIAVDESKNSLEDIVKAISAELGPGKIARLPKEDIFLTDDLTQKDIDSLFVNLHMEAAFLKENFNLHWVSKFGIIENIDGIVEEYKQARGLLPVRVGILGPPAVGKSSVAERICRQYKLHHVKLKDAITDCIAQLEKQVALEDGDGDREDAQRSLEMLKENMDKNGGRLDDQFVIHIVKQKLKSKPCRNQGFVLDGFPKTYEQAKELFSAEEDESDVSGSKMPPIDNKIVPEYVFCLEASDAFLTSRVLNLPESVVQGTHYAQERFLQHLASYRDINTEDETVLNYFDELEIHPEHIEISSSDDVEHMAVMEKIGSALGKPRNYGPSPEERKLLEQRAAEEHLRSVEAEAAEKQRREAEEEAEREARWKEVHT; from the exons ATGGCGGACGGAAAGACGGGAAACAATCATTGCGGCGAAGTCCGCGTTTTCATAAACCTCATCGACCTCTTTTCTTCAAAGTACATTGGGAAG TTTCTCTCCGACCGTCTTGTTGGAGCTTCGCTGGAGGCAGCAGATTCGGGGGATGAAGAGGAGCTCCGGCAATCGCACACTTTCCGAGTCGTCGGGACTGTTACCAAGCCGACAGCGCAGAAAGGGGCCACTTTTGCGGCCGAAGAATACTCT GCTTCAGACCGGGAAGTCCTCCTTGCGCGATTGATGGAGTGtgatgttgttatttacaacaTTTACGGAAACGCCGATCAAATTCATGAAGCCATTTGGGCAGTTTCAG CCCTCCATGCAGAATTGGACAATTTCAGTCGTCCAAAGATATTCATTCTGATATCAACTGTGCTAACCTGGGCCCTCAGCAAGCCAGTCGATCCA GATGATCCAGAGGCTGCTTTCACCGAGGATGACTATCGTAGGAGAAGATCCCACCCCAACTTTAAAGATCATATCAGCGCTGAGAAACTCGTCATTAAAATGGGGAAAACG AAAAAATCTAGGTTTTCTACCTATGTTGTGGCATCAGGACTTCAATATGGAATGGAAGAAGATATATTTCACTACTTTTTTAAG ATGTGTTGGTTGGGAGAAGCTTCGAGAATCCCTGTGTTTGGACTAGGCAACAACATTCTTCCTACAATTCACGTGAATGACCTAGCAGG TGTGATCCAAAATGTCATTGACCACAAGCCAAGGACACATTACTTAATTGCTGTGGATGAATCCAAGAATTCATTGGAAGATATTGTGAAG GCAATAAGTGCAGAACTTGGGCCTGGAAAAATAGCAAGGTTACCAAAAGAAGATATTTTCCTCACAGATGATCTGACG CAAAAAGACATTGATTCTCTCTTTGTCAACCTGCACATGGAGGCCGCCTTTTTGAAGGAGAACTTTAATCTTCATTGGGTGTCAAAATTTGGAATTATTGAGAACATTGATGGCATTGTGGAGGAATACAAACAAGCCAGAGGGTTACTG CCTGTTCGAGTCGGCATTTTGGGCCCTCCGGCTGTGGGGAAGAGTAGTGTGGCTGAGAGGATCTGCAGGCAGTACAAACTGCATCACGTCAAGCTCAAAGATGCCATAACTGACTGTATTGCCCAGTTG GAGAAACAAGTTGCATTGGAAGATGGAGACGGTGATCGTGAAGATGCTCAGAGGTCTTTGGAGATGCTGAAAGAGAACATGGATAAAAATGGAG GTCGCCTGGATGACCAGTTTGTTATACATATTGTGAAACAAAAACTGAAGTCAAAACCATGCAGAAACCAAGGATTTGTTTTGGACGGTTTTCCTAAAACATATGAGCAGGCCAAGGAACTGTTTAGTG CCGAGGAAGATGAGTCTGATGTTTCTGGATCTAAAATGCCACCAATCGACAATAAAATCGTCCCAG AGTATGTTTTCTGCTTGGAAGCCAGCGATGCATTCCTGACTAGTCGTGTGCTGAATTTGCCAGAGAGCGTAGTCCAGGGAACCCACTACGCTCAGGAGAGGTTCCTTCAGCATCTAGCATCTTATAGGGACATCAACACGGAGGATGAAACAGTGCTTAACTACTTTGATGAACTGGAgattcaccctgagcacattg aaatcTCCAGCAGTGATGACGTGGAGCATATGGCAGTGATGGAGAAGATAGGTTCGGCTCTGGGGAAACCCAGAAACTATGGGCCCAGTCCAGAGGAGCGAAAGCTGCTGGAGCAAAGGGCAGCTGAGGAGCATCTTAGGAGTGTGGAAGCTGAGGCAGCTGAGAAGCAGCGCAGAGAGGCGGAGGAGGAAGCTGAGAGGGAGGCCCGCTGGAAGGA
- the ak7b gene encoding adenylate kinase 7 isoform X1: MADGKTGNNHCGEVRVFINLIDLFSSKYIGKFLSDRLVGASLEAADSGDEEELRQSHTFRVVGTVTKPTAQKGATFAAEEYSASDREVLLARLMECDVVIYNIYGNADQIHEAIWAVSALHAELDNFSRPKIFILISTVLTWALSKPVDPDDPEAAFTEDDYRRRRSHPNFKDHISAEKLVIKMGKTKKSRFSTYVVASGLQYGMEEDIFHYFFKMCWLGEASRIPVFGLGNNILPTIHVNDLAGVIQNVIDHKPRTHYLIAVDESKNSLEDIVKAISAELGPGKIARLPKEDIFLTDDLTQKDIDSLFVNLHMEAAFLKENFNLHWVSKFGIIENIDGIVEEYKQARGLLPVRVGILGPPAVGKSSVAERICRQYKLHHVKLKDAITDCIAQLEKQVALEDGDGDREDAQRSLEMLKENMDKNGGRLDDQFVIHIVKQKLKSKPCRNQGFVLDGFPKTYEQAKELFSAEEDESDVSGSKMPPIDNKIVPEYVFCLEASDAFLTSRVLNLPESVVQGTHYAQERFLQHLASYRDINTEDETVLNYFDELEIHPEHIEISSSDDVEHMAVMEKIGSALGKPRNYGPSPEERKLLEQRAAEEHLRSVEAEAAEKQRREAEEEAEREARWKEWSAHLAEVKQQEWELLEVQSIPLRNYLMRNVMPTLTQGLIQCCALKPDDPVDFLAEYIFRNNPQVD; this comes from the exons ATGGCGGACGGAAAGACGGGAAACAATCATTGCGGCGAAGTCCGCGTTTTCATAAACCTCATCGACCTCTTTTCTTCAAAGTACATTGGGAAG TTTCTCTCCGACCGTCTTGTTGGAGCTTCGCTGGAGGCAGCAGATTCGGGGGATGAAGAGGAGCTCCGGCAATCGCACACTTTCCGAGTCGTCGGGACTGTTACCAAGCCGACAGCGCAGAAAGGGGCCACTTTTGCGGCCGAAGAATACTCT GCTTCAGACCGGGAAGTCCTCCTTGCGCGATTGATGGAGTGtgatgttgttatttacaacaTTTACGGAAACGCCGATCAAATTCATGAAGCCATTTGGGCAGTTTCAG CCCTCCATGCAGAATTGGACAATTTCAGTCGTCCAAAGATATTCATTCTGATATCAACTGTGCTAACCTGGGCCCTCAGCAAGCCAGTCGATCCA GATGATCCAGAGGCTGCTTTCACCGAGGATGACTATCGTAGGAGAAGATCCCACCCCAACTTTAAAGATCATATCAGCGCTGAGAAACTCGTCATTAAAATGGGGAAAACG AAAAAATCTAGGTTTTCTACCTATGTTGTGGCATCAGGACTTCAATATGGAATGGAAGAAGATATATTTCACTACTTTTTTAAG ATGTGTTGGTTGGGAGAAGCTTCGAGAATCCCTGTGTTTGGACTAGGCAACAACATTCTTCCTACAATTCACGTGAATGACCTAGCAGG TGTGATCCAAAATGTCATTGACCACAAGCCAAGGACACATTACTTAATTGCTGTGGATGAATCCAAGAATTCATTGGAAGATATTGTGAAG GCAATAAGTGCAGAACTTGGGCCTGGAAAAATAGCAAGGTTACCAAAAGAAGATATTTTCCTCACAGATGATCTGACG CAAAAAGACATTGATTCTCTCTTTGTCAACCTGCACATGGAGGCCGCCTTTTTGAAGGAGAACTTTAATCTTCATTGGGTGTCAAAATTTGGAATTATTGAGAACATTGATGGCATTGTGGAGGAATACAAACAAGCCAGAGGGTTACTG CCTGTTCGAGTCGGCATTTTGGGCCCTCCGGCTGTGGGGAAGAGTAGTGTGGCTGAGAGGATCTGCAGGCAGTACAAACTGCATCACGTCAAGCTCAAAGATGCCATAACTGACTGTATTGCCCAGTTG GAGAAACAAGTTGCATTGGAAGATGGAGACGGTGATCGTGAAGATGCTCAGAGGTCTTTGGAGATGCTGAAAGAGAACATGGATAAAAATGGAG GTCGCCTGGATGACCAGTTTGTTATACATATTGTGAAACAAAAACTGAAGTCAAAACCATGCAGAAACCAAGGATTTGTTTTGGACGGTTTTCCTAAAACATATGAGCAGGCCAAGGAACTGTTTAGTG CCGAGGAAGATGAGTCTGATGTTTCTGGATCTAAAATGCCACCAATCGACAATAAAATCGTCCCAG AGTATGTTTTCTGCTTGGAAGCCAGCGATGCATTCCTGACTAGTCGTGTGCTGAATTTGCCAGAGAGCGTAGTCCAGGGAACCCACTACGCTCAGGAGAGGTTCCTTCAGCATCTAGCATCTTATAGGGACATCAACACGGAGGATGAAACAGTGCTTAACTACTTTGATGAACTGGAgattcaccctgagcacattg aaatcTCCAGCAGTGATGACGTGGAGCATATGGCAGTGATGGAGAAGATAGGTTCGGCTCTGGGGAAACCCAGAAACTATGGGCCCAGTCCAGAGGAGCGAAAGCTGCTGGAGCAAAGGGCAGCTGAGGAGCATCTTAGGAGTGTGGAAGCTGAGGCAGCTGAGAAGCAGCGCAGAGAGGCGGAGGAGGAAGCTGAGAGGGAGGCCCGCTGGAAGGAGTGG
- the LOC111856227 gene encoding RNA-binding protein Nova-1 isoform X6: MPQNVAKTEPVSILQPQTTVNPDRIKQTLPSSPTTTKPSPSDHMTTSRANQVKIIVPNSTAGLIIGKGGATVKAIMEQSGAWVQLSQKPDGINLQERVVTVSGEPEQNRKAVELIIQKIQEDPQSGSCLNISYANVTGPVANSNPTGSPYANTAEVLPTAAAAAGLLGHANLAGVAAFPAVLSGFTGNDLVAITSALNTLASYGYNLNTLGLGLSQAAATGALAAAAASANPAAAAAANLLATYASEASASAGSTGGSAGTFALGSLAAATAATNGYFGAAAPLAASAILATDKTTDGSKDVVEIAVPENLVGAILGKGGKTLVEYQELTGARIQISKKGEFVPGTRNRKVTITGSPAATQAAQYLITQRITYEQGVRAANPQKVG, translated from the exons ACATTGCCATCCTCCCCAACTACCACCAAGCCCTCTCCATCTGATCACATGACCACCTCCAGGGCCAACCAG GTAAAAATAATAGTCCCCAACAGCACAGCGGGGCTGATTATTGGCAAGGGCGGGGCCACTGTGAAGGCTATAATGGAGCAGTCGGGAGCCTGGGTGCAGCTCTCCCAGAAGCCCGACGGGATCAACCTTCAGGAGAGGGTAGTGACCGTGAGCGGTGAGCCCGAGCAGAACCGAAAAGCTGTGGAACTCATCATTCAGAAGATCCAAGAGGACCCTCAGAGCGGCAGCTGCCTCAACATCAGCTATGCTAATGTGACAGGGCCCGTCGCCAATTCCAACCCTACCGGCTCCCCCTACGCCAACACTGCTGAGGTCCTGCCCACGGCCGCCGCCGCCGCGGGTCTCTTGGGACACGCCAATCTGGCGGGGGTGGCGGCTTTTCCCGCCGTGCTGTCGGGGTTCACGGGGAACGATCTGGTGGCCATCACCTCGGCGCTCAATACTTTAGCCAGCTACGGGTACAACCTCAACACCCTGGGGCTGGGTCTAAGCCAGGCGGCAGCTACCGGGGCTCTGGCCGCAGCGGCCGCGAGTGCCAACCCAGCGGCAGCAGCGGCAGCAAACCTGCTGGCCACCTATGCGAGTGAGGCCTCGGCCAGCGCGGGCTCCACGGGCGGCTCCGCAGGCACATTCGCGTTAGGTAgcttggcagctgccactgctgCCACCAATGGATACTTTGGCGCTGCGGCTCCACTCGCGGCCAGTGCCATCCTGGCCACCGATAAGACCACGGACGGCTCCAAGGACGTGGTGGAAATCGCTGTGCCGGAAAACCTGGTAGGTGCGATATTAGGAAAAGGCGGGAAAACGCTAGTAGAATACCAGGAATTGACTGGTGCAAGAATACAGATCTCCAAAAAAGGGGAGTTCGTGCCCGGCACAAGGAATCGCAAGGTAACGATAACCGGATCGCCAGCCGCCACGCAGGCCGCGCAGTATTTGATAACGCAGCGAATCACATATGAGCAAGGGGTTCGAGCTGCCAACCCACAGAAAGTGGGTTAA